From one Humulus lupulus chromosome 8, drHumLupu1.1, whole genome shotgun sequence genomic stretch:
- the LOC133797214 gene encoding WD-40 repeat-containing protein MSI4, translating into MDAQSQQQQQQGGVVKKKETRGRKPKPKEDKKDEHHHHSAKAKKSHQQPSVDDKYTQWKSVVPVLYDWLSNHNLVWPSLSCRWGPQLEQATYKNRQRLYLSEQTDGSVPNTLVIANCEVVKPRVAAAEHISQFNEEARSPFVKKYKTIIHPGEVNRIRELPQNTKIIATHTDSPDVFIWDVEAQPNRHAVFGATNSRPDLILTGHQDNAEFALAMCPTEPYVLSGGKDKSVVLWSIQDHISTAATGSGGSIIKNTKPGEGSEKAVDGPIVAPRGIYYGHEDTVEDVTFCPSSSQEFCSVGDDSCLILWDARTGSSPAVKVEKAHDADLHCVDWSPHDDNLILTGSADNSVRMFDRRNLTSGGLGAPIHKFEGHKAAVLCVQWSPDRSSVFGSSAEDGLLNIWDYEKVGKKVERAPKNPSSPPGLFFQHAGHRDKIVDFHWNASDPWTIVSVSDDCDTTGGGGTLQIWRMSDLIYRPEEEVLAELEKFKSHVVSCTSKA; encoded by the exons ATGGATGCACAgtcgcagcagcagcagcagcaaggCGGAGTGGTCAAGAAAAAGGAGACTCGTGGCCGGAAACCCAAGCCTAAGGAGGACAAGAAAGACGAACACCACCACCACTCCGCTAAGGCCAAGAAGTCTCATCAACAACCCTCCGTCGACGACAAGTACACTCAGTGGAAGTCCGTCGTCCCTGTCCTCTACGACTGGCTCTCCAATCACAACCTCGTCTGGCCTTCTCTCTCTTGCCG ATGGGGTCCTCAGCTTGAGCAAGCGACTTACAAGAATCGTCAGCGTCTGTACCTTTCTGAACAG ACTGATGGTAGCGTTCCAAATACTCTGGTGATAGCAAACTGTGAAGTTGTTAAACCCAGGGTTGCAGCGGCCGAGCACATATCACAG TTTAATGAAGAAGCGCGTTCGCCATTTGTAAAGAAGTACAAAACCATCATTCATCCCGGAGAG GTGAACAGAATTAGGGAACTTCCGCAGAACACTAAGATAATAGCTACACACACTGACAGTCCTGAT GTTTTTATTTGGGATGTTGAAGCACAACCTAACCGCCATGCTGTATTCGGTGCTACAAACTCTCGTCCAGATTTG ATTTTAACTGGACATCAAGATAATGCTGAATTCGCCCTTGCAATGTGTCCAACTGAGCCGTATGTTCTCTCTGGAG GTAAAGACAAGTCTGTTGTGTTGTGGAGTATTCAAGACCATATATCAACTGCAGCCACAGGATCTGGTGGATCAATTATTAAAAACACCAAGCCTGGGGAAGGTAGTGAAAAAGCTGTTGATGGCCCCATTGTTGCACCGCGAGGAATTTACTATGGCCATGAGGATACTGTTGAAGATGTGACTTTCTGTCCATCTAG CTCACAGGAGTTCTGTAGTGTTGGTGATGATTCTTGCCTCATATTATGGGATGCGCGAACTGGCTCTAGTCCTGCTGTGAAG GTTGAGAAAGCACATGATGCTGATCTTCACTGTGTTGATTGGAGTCCCCATGATGATAATCTTATTCTAACAGG ATCAGCGGATAATTCCGTACGCATGTTTGATCGGCGGAATCTAACTTCAGGTGGACTTGGAGCACCTATTCATAAATTTGAGGGTCACAAAGCTGCTGTTCTTTGTGTACAG TGGTCTCCGGATAGATCATCTGTTTTTGGAAGTTCTGCAGAGGACGGTCTCTTGAACATTTGGGATTATGAGAAG GTTGGGAAGAAGGTTGAGCGAGCGCCAAAGAATCCATCTTCTCCTCCGGGGTTGTTTTTTCAGCATGCAGGGCACAG GGACAAAATCGTTGATTTTCACTGGAATGCATCTGATCCATGGACTATTGTTAGTGTGTCTGATGACTGTGATACCACTGGTGGAGGAGGAACATTACAG ATATGGCGAATGAGTGATCTCATCTACAGGCCAGAAGAAGAAGTTTTGGCTGAGCTCGAGAAGTTCAAGTCCCATGTTGTTTCATGCACTTCGAAGGCTTGA